The Corallococcus exiguus genome has a segment encoding these proteins:
- the polA gene encoding DNA polymerase I → MADTSPPRSERRLALFDASGFIFRAYHAIPPLTTSKGVPTNAVLGFTRMVLKALQELKPTHVALAFDKSGRVERQKIDPTYKANRKAAPEDLTPQFPLIRKVGDVLNLASLDAEGWEADDVIGTLALQAKAEGFQVLVVTSDKDFMQIVDEDITLFDPAKNKRIGIADVQEKMGILPKQVRDFLALVGDAVDNVAKVPGVGDKTAVELLHQFGDVETLLARVEEVKKPKIRAALESHRESLARAKQLVTFNTGLPLGVKLEDLVRRAPDATRARDLFTELEFFALLRDLPAEEAPARPDVAPLATTTTLVTTEAELKALADAAKAAGALTLVPAYEGMPFAAPLVGMGVALPDGSTRYVPLRHQQLGATQVPVAAFTAVMKDVISDAAVKKGGHDLKALTLVLAHEGLTLEGAQDDVELLSYLLNPSRREHALADLARERLRSELPALPASVEGKKGRPLADHGPEEVAAAYAVRADAARRMAPELWKELELGGLSELARTLELPLLPVLARMEREGVKLDVVELGRTSERVDVEVKTKEAECHQAAGHVFNLGSNPQLAQVLYEEQKLPILKRGKTGPSTDQEVLEKLAEEHNSVLARALIEYRGLSKLKSTYLDTLPTLVAKDGRIHTTYHQAATATGRLSSSDPNLQNIPVRTELGREIRRAFVADAGHQLVSADYSQIELRLLAHIAEDPVLIDAFRNDEDIHSRTAAEVFGVAPKDVDREQRRVAKMVNFGIAYGLSAHGLSTRLGISQENARDVIERYFTRYAGIRQYLEDTVEKARKVGYVETLYGRRRLMGDLLSKNRAVAQAAERAAINMPIQGTAADLMKKAMLAVDAALREQKLKTRVLLQVHDELLFEAPDAEVEAVKALAVKSMASVAELKVPLKVDVGAGKSWADAH, encoded by the coding sequence ATGGCCGACACCAGCCCCCCGCGCTCCGAGCGCCGCCTGGCGCTCTTCGACGCGTCTGGCTTCATCTTCCGCGCCTACCACGCCATCCCCCCGCTCACGACGAGCAAGGGGGTGCCCACGAACGCGGTGCTGGGCTTCACCCGCATGGTGCTCAAGGCCCTGCAGGAGCTGAAGCCCACGCACGTGGCGCTCGCGTTCGACAAGTCCGGCCGCGTGGAGCGTCAGAAGATCGACCCCACGTACAAGGCGAACCGCAAGGCGGCGCCGGAGGACCTGACGCCCCAGTTCCCGCTCATCCGCAAGGTGGGGGACGTGCTGAACCTGGCCTCGCTGGACGCGGAGGGCTGGGAGGCGGACGACGTCATCGGCACGCTGGCGCTGCAAGCGAAGGCGGAGGGCTTCCAGGTCCTGGTCGTCACCAGCGACAAGGACTTCATGCAGATTGTCGACGAGGACATCACCCTCTTCGACCCCGCGAAGAACAAGCGCATCGGCATCGCGGACGTGCAGGAGAAGATGGGCATCCTGCCCAAGCAGGTGCGCGACTTCCTGGCCCTGGTGGGCGACGCGGTGGACAACGTCGCCAAGGTACCCGGCGTGGGCGACAAGACGGCGGTGGAGTTGCTCCACCAGTTCGGCGACGTGGAGACGCTGCTCGCGCGCGTGGAGGAAGTGAAGAAGCCGAAGATCCGCGCGGCGCTGGAGTCCCACCGCGAGAGCCTGGCGCGCGCCAAGCAACTCGTCACCTTCAACACCGGGCTGCCCCTGGGCGTGAAGCTGGAGGACCTGGTCCGCCGTGCGCCGGACGCCACGCGTGCGCGGGACCTGTTCACGGAGCTGGAGTTCTTCGCGCTCCTGCGCGACCTGCCCGCGGAGGAGGCCCCGGCGCGTCCGGACGTGGCGCCGCTCGCCACCACCACCACGCTGGTCACCACCGAGGCGGAGCTGAAGGCGCTGGCCGACGCGGCGAAGGCGGCCGGGGCCCTCACCCTGGTGCCCGCCTACGAGGGCATGCCCTTCGCGGCGCCGCTGGTGGGCATGGGCGTGGCGCTGCCGGATGGCTCCACTCGCTACGTGCCGCTGAGGCATCAGCAGCTGGGCGCCACGCAGGTGCCGGTGGCGGCCTTCACCGCGGTGATGAAGGACGTGATTTCGGACGCGGCGGTGAAGAAGGGCGGCCACGACCTCAAGGCGCTCACGCTGGTGCTGGCCCATGAAGGCCTGACGCTGGAGGGCGCCCAGGACGACGTGGAGCTCTTGAGCTACCTGCTCAACCCGTCGCGCCGGGAGCACGCGCTGGCGGACCTGGCGCGCGAACGGCTGCGTTCAGAGCTGCCCGCGCTGCCCGCGTCGGTGGAGGGCAAGAAGGGGCGGCCGCTGGCGGACCACGGGCCGGAAGAGGTGGCCGCGGCGTACGCGGTGCGCGCGGACGCGGCGCGCAGGATGGCTCCGGAGCTGTGGAAGGAGCTGGAGCTGGGCGGACTCTCGGAGCTGGCTCGCACGCTGGAGCTGCCGCTGTTGCCCGTGCTCGCGCGGATGGAGCGCGAGGGCGTGAAGCTGGACGTGGTGGAGCTGGGCCGCACGTCCGAACGCGTGGACGTGGAGGTGAAGACGAAGGAGGCCGAGTGCCACCAGGCCGCGGGCCACGTCTTCAACCTGGGCTCCAATCCGCAGCTGGCGCAGGTGCTCTACGAGGAGCAGAAGCTGCCCATCCTCAAGCGCGGCAAGACGGGCCCGTCCACGGACCAGGAGGTGCTGGAGAAGCTGGCCGAGGAGCACAACAGCGTGCTCGCGCGCGCGCTCATCGAGTACCGGGGCCTGTCCAAGCTCAAGAGCACCTACCTGGACACGCTGCCCACGCTGGTGGCGAAGGACGGGCGCATCCACACTACGTACCACCAGGCGGCCACCGCCACCGGCCGGCTGTCCTCGTCCGACCCGAACCTGCAGAACATCCCCGTCCGCACGGAGCTGGGGCGTGAAATCCGCCGCGCCTTCGTGGCCGACGCGGGGCACCAGCTGGTGAGCGCGGACTACTCGCAGATTGAGCTGCGGCTGCTGGCGCACATCGCGGAGGACCCGGTCCTCATCGACGCCTTCCGCAATGACGAGGACATCCACAGCCGCACGGCGGCGGAAGTCTTCGGCGTGGCCCCCAAGGACGTGGACCGCGAGCAGCGCCGCGTGGCGAAGATGGTGAACTTCGGCATCGCCTACGGCCTGTCCGCGCACGGCCTGTCCACGCGCCTGGGCATCTCCCAGGAGAACGCGCGCGACGTCATCGAGCGGTACTTCACCCGGTACGCGGGCATCCGCCAGTACCTGGAGGACACCGTGGAGAAGGCGCGCAAGGTGGGCTACGTGGAGACGCTCTACGGCCGCCGCCGCCTGATGGGGGACCTGCTCTCCAAGAACCGGGCGGTGGCCCAGGCCGCCGAGCGCGCCGCCATCAACATGCCCATCCAGGGCACCGCCGCGGACCTGATGAAGAAGGCCATGCTGGCCGTGGACGCCGCGCTCCGGGAGCAGAAGCTGAAGACGCGCGTGCTCCTCCAGGTGCACGACGAACTGCTCTTCGAGGCGCCGGACGCGGAGGTGGAGGCCGTGAAGGCGCTGGCCGTGAAGAGCATGGCGTCCGTCGCCGAGCTGAAGGTGCCGCTCAAGGTGGACGTGGGCGCGGGGAAGAGCTGGGCGGACGCGCACTGA
- a CDS encoding peptidase MA family metallohydrolase: MLRLFAFLMMLLASPGVFAQDEGPRGIHATEAVVTDAALVPHARPAIVAGELKTQRFVILHTAKAAGAARALAEQIEGVRDTFGAMLGRDWPGTTEIRLGVGRQEFEALALPGGKPPGWAVALAYPGHQIILLDALSLSDTEGPTTLRHELAHVALGQLAKDWPRWFQEGVAQNLTDERYSVAHYSALFRAVTQERVFHFEDLSDEWPDVPADVEIAYAQSAAFVAFLTGKHGSHAMGLLVDGVRAGEPFEQAFGKAFRTSLLLEEQDWREGLAARYGWLPLTTSSALLWLTASVLCVAAFARRMRQKAARMTELAAEDAAEDAALRLLAAARAAGPLPVDGSEPLSPALPWPEWPGATTPAAPPNPSAPSQPEALEGAPEALESGAGHPEGPDGPDMEDEEPEASSGEYELDGEAPSGRPPKPTLH, from the coding sequence ATGCTCCGCCTGTTCGCCTTCCTGATGATGCTGCTGGCCTCGCCGGGCGTGTTCGCGCAGGACGAAGGTCCGCGGGGCATCCACGCCACGGAGGCCGTCGTCACGGACGCCGCGCTCGTGCCCCACGCCCGCCCCGCCATCGTCGCGGGCGAGCTGAAGACGCAGCGCTTCGTCATCCTGCACACCGCGAAGGCGGCGGGCGCGGCCCGCGCGCTGGCCGAGCAGATTGAAGGCGTGCGGGACACCTTCGGCGCGATGCTGGGGCGCGACTGGCCGGGCACCACCGAAATCCGCCTGGGCGTGGGCCGCCAGGAATTCGAAGCGCTGGCGCTCCCCGGTGGCAAGCCTCCGGGCTGGGCCGTGGCGCTCGCCTACCCCGGGCATCAAATCATCCTGCTGGACGCGCTCAGCCTGAGCGACACGGAGGGGCCCACCACGCTGCGGCACGAGCTGGCGCACGTGGCGCTGGGCCAGCTGGCGAAGGACTGGCCGCGCTGGTTCCAGGAGGGCGTGGCGCAGAACCTCACCGACGAGCGCTACTCCGTCGCCCACTACAGCGCCCTCTTCCGCGCGGTGACGCAGGAGCGCGTCTTCCACTTCGAGGACCTGTCCGACGAGTGGCCGGACGTGCCCGCGGACGTCGAAATCGCCTACGCGCAGAGCGCCGCCTTCGTGGCCTTCCTCACCGGCAAGCACGGCTCGCACGCCATGGGCCTGCTGGTGGACGGCGTGCGCGCGGGTGAGCCCTTCGAGCAGGCCTTCGGCAAGGCCTTCCGCACGTCGCTGCTGCTGGAGGAGCAGGACTGGCGCGAGGGGCTCGCGGCCCGCTACGGCTGGCTGCCGCTCACCACCAGCTCCGCGCTCCTGTGGCTCACCGCCTCCGTGCTGTGCGTGGCCGCCTTCGCGCGCCGGATGCGCCAGAAGGCCGCGCGGATGACGGAGCTGGCCGCGGAGGACGCCGCCGAGGACGCCGCGCTCCGCCTGCTCGCCGCCGCCCGCGCCGCGGGGCCCCTCCCCGTGGACGGCTCCGAGCCGCTGTCCCCCGCCCTCCCGTGGCCGGAATGGCCCGGCGCCACCACGCCCGCGGCCCCGCCCAATCCTTCCGCCCCCAGCCAGCCGGAAGCCCTGGAGGGCGCGCCGGAAGCCCTGGAGTCGGGCGCGGGCCATCCGGAAGGCCCGGACGGTCCGGACATGGAGGACGAGGAGCCGGAGGCCTCCAGCGGCGAGTACGAGCTGGACGGCGAGGCCCCGTCGGGCCGCCCGCCCAAGCCGACGCTCCACTGA
- a CDS encoding DUF167 domain-containing protein: protein MPAPWLKSVQTGVELTVLVQPRASRTKVVGEHDGQLKIQLAAPPVDGEANAALVEFIAKTLGVPRRQVTLVAGDTSRRKRLRVEGVDAAAAEAVISGGP, encoded by the coding sequence ATGCCCGCCCCCTGGCTCAAATCAGTGCAGACAGGGGTGGAGCTGACGGTGCTCGTCCAGCCGCGCGCGTCCCGTACCAAGGTGGTGGGCGAGCATGACGGCCAGCTGAAGATTCAACTCGCCGCGCCGCCCGTGGATGGTGAAGCGAATGCGGCCCTGGTGGAATTCATCGCCAAAACACTGGGCGTGCCGCGTCGCCAGGTGACACTCGTGGCGGGTGACACGTCGCGCCGTAAGCGATTGAGGGTGGAAGGGGTTGATGCGGCGGCGGCCGAGGCTGTTATCTCTGGTGGACCGTGA
- a CDS encoding DivIVA domain-containing protein, translated as MKITPLDIRQKRFETVMRGFARPEVGAYLELIAGEFEEVVKENIALKEELKRTQARLEQHQERERTLQETMVTAQRISEDLKDAAKKEAEIIIADAEHQAEKIVHGAHQRLVQVVEDINELKRQRTQFESQVRSVVEAHRKLLETFAAPTFADRDYARVEDNVAFLSQKKATSND; from the coding sequence ATGAAGATCACCCCCCTCGACATCCGGCAGAAGCGCTTCGAGACGGTGATGCGCGGCTTCGCGCGTCCCGAAGTGGGCGCGTACCTGGAGCTGATCGCCGGCGAGTTCGAGGAAGTGGTGAAGGAGAACATCGCGCTCAAGGAGGAGCTGAAGCGCACGCAGGCGCGGCTCGAGCAGCATCAGGAGCGCGAGCGCACCCTCCAGGAGACGATGGTCACCGCCCAGCGCATCAGCGAGGACCTGAAGGACGCCGCGAAGAAGGAAGCGGAGATCATCATCGCGGACGCGGAGCACCAGGCGGAGAAGATCGTCCACGGCGCGCACCAGCGGCTGGTGCAGGTGGTGGAAGACATCAACGAGCTCAAGCGCCAGCGCACCCAGTTCGAGTCGCAGGTGCGCTCCGTGGTGGAGGCCCACCGCAAGCTGCTGGAGACGTTCGCCGCGCCCACCTTCGCGGACCGCGACTACGCGCGCGTGGAGGACAACGTCGCGTTCCTGTCGCAGAAGAAGGCCACCTCCAACGACTAG
- a CDS encoding HEAT repeat domain-containing protein, whose protein sequence is MRPLLAAALLLTAAAHAQAPSAPPAAAPKAAPKPDKAPVERAAPARPPVDTGTSGAADQPLLRGLLWAAEPAPEEIRTLAIEDLALLGDPRALDPLAAFIWDPNPRIQQAALRAVALFQHRRAEEILGNVVRHPRLPDALKIQALGGLLYQRTPTARRVVQDVAADSRVGYAVQNAARSVASQWEAAPAAAP, encoded by the coding sequence ATGCGACCGCTCCTCGCCGCCGCCCTGCTCCTGACCGCCGCCGCGCACGCCCAGGCCCCGTCGGCCCCCCCGGCCGCGGCGCCCAAGGCCGCCCCGAAGCCCGACAAGGCCCCCGTGGAGCGCGCCGCCCCCGCCCGCCCCCCGGTGGATACCGGAACCTCCGGCGCCGCGGACCAGCCCCTCCTGAGGGGCCTGTTGTGGGCGGCGGAGCCCGCGCCGGAGGAGATCCGCACGCTCGCCATCGAGGACCTGGCGCTCCTGGGTGACCCGCGCGCCCTGGACCCGCTGGCCGCGTTCATCTGGGACCCGAACCCGCGCATCCAGCAGGCCGCGTTGCGCGCGGTGGCCCTCTTCCAGCACCGCCGCGCCGAAGAGATCCTGGGCAACGTCGTGCGCCACCCGCGCCTGCCGGACGCGCTCAAGATTCAAGCGCTGGGAGGTCTTCTGTATCAACGCACCCCCACCGCCCGCCGGGTGGTGCAGGACGTGGCCGCGGACAGCCGCGTGGGCTACGCGGTGCAGAACGCCGCGCGCTCGGTGGCGTCGCAGTGGGAAGCCGCCCCGGCCGCCGCGCCCTGA
- a CDS encoding J domain-containing protein: protein MSAAAASWQTLENVTVECTHCGVMMTLQPGTRVKYYRCGSCHRWVSSTYSEVFRADAKMRTHPVKDTADADARFVEVKDRLDKWLSAVQEQCPYQTLGVSPLDTPDVIRARFHALALERHPDRGGSAEQMREVNDAYERILKHRQRKRLEAMASGTSTRATPASVLPARNR, encoded by the coding sequence ATGAGTGCGGCGGCCGCGAGCTGGCAGACACTGGAGAACGTCACGGTGGAGTGCACCCACTGCGGCGTGATGATGACACTCCAGCCCGGAACCCGGGTGAAGTACTACCGGTGTGGTTCGTGCCACCGCTGGGTGTCCAGCACCTACAGCGAGGTCTTCCGCGCGGACGCGAAGATGCGCACGCACCCGGTGAAGGACACCGCGGACGCGGACGCGCGCTTCGTGGAGGTGAAGGACCGCCTGGACAAGTGGCTCTCCGCCGTCCAGGAGCAGTGCCCGTACCAGACGCTGGGCGTGTCGCCGTTGGATACGCCGGACGTGATTCGCGCGCGCTTCCACGCGCTGGCCCTGGAGCGGCACCCGGACCGGGGCGGCTCCGCTGAGCAGATGCGCGAGGTCAATGACGCCTACGAGCGCATCCTCAAGCACCGTCAGCGCAAGCGGCTGGAGGCCATGGCGTCCGGTACGTCCACGCGCGCCACGCCCGCGTCCGTCCTTCCCGCGCGCAACAGGTAG
- a CDS encoding stage II sporulation protein M, with amino-acid sequence MATPLPTFVTRRRPDWDALQSLLTRQRAGRLSLAELRTLDTLYRRAAADLAQAQTFYPGTDAHRFLNQLCAQAYGAIYQPPRERWASTRDFFRRDFPATLRREARFVGVSAGLLVLGLLLGALVVTLEPRGAELLVPEGVRRYVAQGRMWTDDLLSVAPPNAVASGIATNNLTVTLFAFASGILLGVGPIFTLVNNGVLIGAVGALCFREGMMTGFLDFIAAHGPVELSIIVIAGGAGLMVGQALIDPGELPRAQALQARGREAVKLVVGCAPFLAGIGFVEGFISPGHLFPTWAKVGLGLSLGVLFWFYLLRAGRTDAGVARVDVPDAMASSRLR; translated from the coding sequence ATGGCCACGCCCCTGCCCACGTTCGTCACGCGGCGCCGGCCGGACTGGGACGCGCTCCAGTCCCTGCTGACGCGCCAGCGCGCGGGCCGCTTGAGCCTGGCGGAGCTGCGCACGCTGGACACGCTGTACCGGCGCGCGGCCGCGGACCTGGCGCAGGCACAGACGTTCTATCCAGGCACGGACGCGCACCGGTTCCTCAACCAGCTGTGCGCGCAGGCGTATGGCGCCATCTACCAGCCGCCGCGCGAGCGCTGGGCCTCCACGCGCGACTTCTTCCGGCGGGACTTCCCCGCCACCCTGCGCCGCGAGGCGCGCTTCGTGGGCGTGAGCGCGGGCTTGCTGGTGCTGGGACTGCTGCTGGGCGCGTTGGTGGTGACGCTGGAGCCGCGCGGCGCGGAGCTGCTGGTGCCGGAGGGCGTGCGGCGCTACGTGGCGCAGGGGCGCATGTGGACGGATGATTTGTTGTCCGTGGCGCCGCCCAATGCCGTGGCCTCCGGCATCGCGACCAACAACCTCACCGTCACGCTGTTCGCGTTCGCGTCCGGCATCCTGCTGGGCGTGGGGCCCATCTTCACGCTCGTGAACAACGGCGTGCTCATTGGCGCGGTGGGGGCGCTGTGCTTCCGCGAAGGCATGATGACGGGCTTCCTGGACTTCATCGCCGCGCACGGGCCCGTGGAGCTGTCCATCATCGTCATCGCGGGCGGCGCGGGGCTGATGGTGGGCCAGGCGCTCATCGACCCCGGCGAGCTGCCGCGCGCGCAGGCGCTCCAGGCGCGCGGGCGTGAAGCCGTGAAGCTGGTGGTGGGCTGCGCGCCCTTCCTCGCCGGTATCGGCTTCGTGGAGGGCTTCATCTCCCCGGGCCACCTGTTCCCCACCTGGGCCAAGGTGGGGCTGGGCCTGTCGCTGGGAGTGCTCTTCTGGTTCTACCTGTTGCGCGCGGGAAGGACGGACGCGGGCGTGGCGCGCGTGGACGTACCGGACGCCATGGCCTCCAGCCGCTTGCGCTGA
- a CDS encoding RDD family protein: MTPSAPAPHVDVATPERVALSLPVAGIGYRCLAWLVDANLLFFFWVALYFVITLLVSDVLGAFQALSGLTQTLLAVGLFATQWMYWTLAEVFFHGQTPGKRVMHIRVVREDGSPVGFFESAVRNLCRAVDFLPVLYATGCITMLLDSRHRRLGDMLAGTVLVREEAIDLDKYTQAPAVDAPAADAGVQRPLNAEDVELVLTFLSRAPGLEPEVRRRLGTRLVDRVGASLTDEERTRVLQSPEATEAFLRTRAKAVH; the protein is encoded by the coding sequence ATGACTCCCTCCGCCCCCGCACCCCATGTCGACGTCGCCACGCCCGAGCGGGTGGCCCTGTCCCTGCCCGTGGCCGGCATCGGCTACCGCTGTCTCGCGTGGCTGGTGGACGCGAACCTGCTGTTCTTCTTCTGGGTGGCGCTCTACTTCGTCATCACCCTGCTAGTGTCCGACGTGCTGGGGGCGTTCCAGGCGCTGTCGGGGCTCACGCAAACACTGCTCGCGGTGGGCCTCTTCGCCACGCAATGGATGTACTGGACGCTGGCGGAGGTCTTCTTCCATGGACAGACACCCGGCAAGCGCGTGATGCACATCCGGGTGGTGCGCGAGGATGGCTCACCGGTGGGCTTCTTCGAGAGCGCGGTGAGAAACCTGTGTCGCGCGGTGGACTTCCTGCCGGTGCTCTACGCCACCGGTTGCATCACCATGCTGCTGGACTCACGCCACCGCCGGTTGGGAGACATGCTCGCCGGCACCGTGCTGGTGCGTGAGGAGGCCATCGACCTGGACAAGTACACGCAGGCGCCCGCGGTGGACGCTCCGGCCGCTGACGCGGGCGTGCAGCGCCCCCTGAACGCGGAGGACGTGGAGCTGGTGCTGACGTTCCTTTCGCGCGCGCCCGGCCTGGAGCCGGAGGTGCGGCGGCGGCTGGGCACCAGGCTGGTGGACCGCGTGGGCGCATCCCTGACGGACGAGGAGCGCACGCGGGTGCTCCAGTCGCCGGAGGCCACGGAGGCCTTCCTGCGCACGCGCGCGAAGGCGGTCCACTGA
- the fruA gene encoding response regulator transcription factor FruA codes for MAANQSAVRISILEGPWAAWQGLSDGLRGEGHSTSVTRDVRGFLDGLGTDPPQVAILDVESDGEAAIGCSVTEGLNLLREARKRRLEVRMLLLSAVSTPEVISQCFDEGASGYLFRAGLGVNAVSSAVQSLVRGERLFPVQLLRNDFEHPPVTSPTASVLLLLTQREREVLQYVAGGADNLKIAAHLQIAERTVKSHVTQLYRKLGAENRTQLALRACHLGVRPPPDL; via the coding sequence ATGGCAGCGAATCAATCGGCAGTTCGTATTTCAATTCTCGAAGGACCGTGGGCGGCCTGGCAGGGCCTGTCCGATGGGCTTCGGGGTGAGGGTCATTCCACTTCGGTGACGCGCGACGTGCGCGGCTTCCTGGATGGGCTCGGCACGGATCCACCTCAGGTGGCCATCCTCGACGTGGAGAGCGACGGCGAAGCCGCCATCGGATGCTCCGTGACGGAGGGGCTCAACCTCTTGCGAGAGGCCCGCAAGCGCCGGCTGGAAGTGCGCATGCTGCTCTTGTCCGCGGTGAGCACGCCGGAGGTCATCTCCCAGTGCTTCGACGAGGGAGCCTCCGGGTATCTCTTCCGCGCGGGGCTGGGCGTGAACGCGGTGTCCTCCGCGGTGCAGTCGCTGGTGCGGGGCGAGCGCCTCTTCCCGGTGCAACTGCTGCGCAACGACTTCGAGCATCCGCCGGTGACATCACCCACGGCGAGCGTCTTGTTGCTGCTCACGCAGCGCGAGCGCGAGGTGCTGCAGTACGTGGCGGGCGGGGCGGACAACCTGAAGATCGCCGCGCACCTTCAAATCGCCGAGCGCACCGTGAAGTCACACGTCACGCAGCTCTACCGCAAGCTGGGCGCGGAGAACCGCACCCAGCTTGCCCTGCGCGCCTGCCACCTGGGCGTCAGGCCTCCGCCGGACCTCTAA
- a CDS encoding MbtH family protein, whose product MSDEREDTTVYKVVVNHEEQYSIWPADRENALGWKDAGKQGLKAECLEYIKEVWTDMRPLSLRKKMEEDAARNKN is encoded by the coding sequence ATGAGCGACGAACGCGAAGACACGACCGTTTACAAGGTCGTCGTCAACCACGAAGAGCAGTACTCCATCTGGCCCGCGGACCGTGAGAACGCGCTGGGCTGGAAGGACGCCGGCAAGCAGGGCCTGAAGGCCGAGTGCCTGGAGTACATCAAGGAGGTCTGGACGGACATGCGTCCCCTGAGCCTCCGCAAGAAGATGGAAGAGGACGCAGCCCGCAACAAGAACTGA
- a CDS encoding Lnb N-terminal periplasmic domain-containing protein, giving the protein MRIWKNAVSGLVLLMGGVWASLALVLTGTGTEGPHVARGLVAVALVALAVAAWRRRSRRWSVAVMLLGCLSVYGWVRTFQPSNSRDWAPDLVRAPWAEVAGTQVTLHDVRDFRYRSTTDWDPAWYTATYDTAALTDASFIVEPFSGFYGAAHTMVSFGFQDGRHVVFSVEVRREQGETFSALGGLFRRFEITYVVGDERDLVQLRSNFRHDDVYVYPVNASKERITAFFMDMVQRMNGLHTQPEFYDTLTSNCTTNLVHHFEKVATKNVPYDHRTLMPAFSDALAYELGIIDTDAPLEQVRQRYHINARALAAQGRDDFSARIRAPLETAAAPAP; this is encoded by the coding sequence ATGCGCATCTGGAAGAACGCCGTGTCGGGGCTCGTGCTCCTCATGGGGGGCGTCTGGGCCTCGCTGGCCCTGGTCCTGACGGGGACGGGAACGGAGGGACCGCACGTGGCCCGGGGCCTCGTCGCGGTGGCCCTGGTGGCCCTGGCGGTGGCGGCCTGGCGGCGGCGTTCGCGGCGCTGGAGCGTGGCGGTGATGCTGTTGGGTTGTCTGTCCGTGTACGGGTGGGTGCGGACGTTCCAGCCCTCCAACTCGCGGGATTGGGCGCCGGACCTGGTGCGGGCGCCGTGGGCGGAGGTGGCCGGGACGCAGGTGACGCTGCACGACGTGCGCGACTTCCGCTACCGCAGCACCACGGACTGGGACCCCGCCTGGTACACGGCCACCTACGACACGGCCGCGCTCACGGACGCGTCGTTCATCGTGGAGCCGTTCTCCGGCTTCTACGGCGCCGCGCACACGATGGTGAGCTTCGGCTTCCAGGACGGCCGCCACGTGGTGTTCTCCGTGGAGGTGCGGCGCGAGCAGGGCGAGACCTTCTCCGCGCTGGGCGGCCTGTTCCGCCGTTTTGAAATCACCTACGTCGTGGGTGACGAGCGGGACCTGGTGCAGCTGCGCTCCAACTTCCGCCATGACGACGTTTATGTGTATCCGGTGAACGCGTCGAAGGAGCGCATCACCGCGTTCTTCATGGACATGGTGCAGCGGATGAACGGGCTGCACACGCAGCCGGAGTTCTACGACACGCTCACCAGCAACTGCACCACCAACCTGGTGCATCACTTCGAGAAGGTGGCCACGAAGAACGTGCCGTATGACCACCGCACGCTGATGCCGGCGTTCTCGGATGCGCTCGCGTACGAGCTGGGCATCATCGACACGGACGCGCCGCTGGAGCAGGTCCGCCAGCGCTACCACATCAACGCGCGAGCGCTGGCCGCGCAGGGGCGGGACGACTTCTCCGCCCGCATCCGCGCGCCGCTGGAGACCGCCGCCGCGCCCGCGCCGTGA
- a CDS encoding YdeI/OmpD-associated family protein, translating into MKAKAKQELPVVPFASEKAWEKWLEKNHVDAPGVWVKLAKFESGIPSVTYAQALEVALCYGWIDGQKGAFDAEYWLQRFTPRKPRSKWSKINCGKVEALVASGRMKPAGLREVESARADGRWEAAYAGQRTMEVPEDLTLALEKNPKAKAAFAALKGANRFAILFRLHDAKKPETRVRRIEKFVAMLEAGELIHG; encoded by the coding sequence ATGAAGGCGAAGGCGAAGCAGGAGCTCCCCGTCGTGCCCTTCGCGTCCGAGAAGGCGTGGGAGAAGTGGCTGGAGAAGAACCACGTCGACGCGCCGGGCGTCTGGGTGAAGCTCGCCAAGTTCGAGTCCGGTATCCCGTCCGTGACGTATGCGCAGGCGCTGGAGGTGGCGCTCTGCTACGGCTGGATTGATGGGCAGAAGGGCGCGTTCGACGCGGAGTACTGGCTCCAGCGCTTCACGCCGCGCAAGCCGCGCAGCAAGTGGTCGAAGATCAACTGCGGCAAGGTGGAGGCCCTGGTCGCCTCCGGGCGCATGAAGCCCGCGGGCCTGCGCGAGGTGGAGTCCGCGCGCGCGGATGGCCGCTGGGAGGCGGCGTACGCGGGGCAGAGGACCATGGAGGTGCCGGAGGACCTGACGCTCGCGCTGGAGAAGAACCCGAAGGCGAAGGCGGCCTTCGCCGCGCTCAAGGGCGCCAACCGCTTCGCCATCCTCTTCCGGCTCCACGACGCGAAGAAGCCGGAGACGCGCGTGCGCAGGATTGAGAAGTTCGTCGCGATGCTGGAGGCCGGGGAGCTGATCCACGGCTGA